AAGGGGTCTCCCAAATACCCAAAAAGATGGTAACCAGTCTCTGGCAATTACCACCCGGAAACTGATCAGCATCTGTGCCATTTCACCCGCAGGGTAGCATCCTCGATATGCTGTGTCATCCTATGAACATTACGCATGGGATCCAATGATAAACGAACATGCCAATCTGGAGCCTACCACATTGTCCATGCATCAGCAATATGTATTCTCAGTAAACGGAGAACCCATAATATATCCCTCTGTCAAATTACAAACGCCACAGTTAAatatgtggggcggcaggtagccttgtggttagagcgtttggccagtaaccgaaaggttgctggttcgaattcccgagctgacaaggtaaaaatgttgttctgcccctgaacaaggcagttaacccactgttcccagatagtccgtaattgtaaataagaatttgttcttaactgacttgcctagttaaataaatcgtAAAAAATAAATATGCCGCGTTTAAAACAGCTGGTTACTCGATTTGTCCAGTGGGTCGTTTTTATCCACGAATATCTAGTTGTCTTGATTACACTGAACTCGGAGATTTCTCCTGACTACCTGATAAAAACGACCGACTGGACAAATAGTTTTGAATGTCGATAATCATTTGACCTCGTTTTTTCCCCCAccgaattcccagttgtcttggaAGCACCACATAACCAGTGTTAACTAGTTACAACACAGACGTGCAGACTGGGAAGGCGACAAAATGATGCCTCCTCGACCAACTAACTACCGGTACTTCAACTATAACATTTACCACCCTTCCGAAACAAGATAGCAGTCACAGAgtgcagtatgctgcaaatactgcgtccaaaataacagtcgactgcagttactgcacgttcaaaactgcaatcttttttttttgtaaggaACGATTGGGTTCAATGTCCATTTCTCAAGAATTAAGTAAAGAACAGATGTCATAAAAGTTGCTACGGAAAACAAACAATTATTCACCATAAACCGAGCAAATTGTCACTTCTCATAACGTTAGCGCTAGCTGCATAGTATAAAACTGCTTACCATTAATTAGCTATACACGTTTAGAATAGTATTAGCTAGTTAATAAAGGGATTCAAATGGATGTTTTTAATTCGGTATTATGTCAAATCTCCTGCCTTCGTCAATTCTCTTTCGTAGGCTAATGTTTATCACCTCGTAGGAAGGGGTGTCCTCTCTCTTTTTGGGGTGGGGGTTGGTTGGGCTAACAGGAAAAATCACAGTCTGGGAGTGGAAACACAGCTCAGGCCCCCATATATCGATCTACTGGGTTTAATTTCAATTTTAAAGCGCGGATGGATGTGGATTGTCAATTTCTGTCTCACACAATTCTGAATTAGCAAATGGTATAGATGGAAATCATAACATTTACCTTTCTCTCCTTCAGTCCGCAGTCGGACGAAATGGGCGGTCCCGGAAGCCGGTAGCCAAATTCCGGTTTAATTAGTCATGTGACAGGGAGGCCGGTGTGATTGTAGCTTCTACCCGTTTTAGTTGAAAAGTCGAACCACAAACTAATGTGCAGTAGTTTTCGTGTAATATTAtaaatataatattatataaaaCGAATTCATACACGCACAATAAAACACTCATCACTAGCGGCTAGATGGTTGCTTTTGCTCGCATGGCATGGCCAGATTGGTGTCTGATGTCAAGTGTGCAGTCAAGTTTATTAAGATATGTAAAACAGCTTAATATGCATTTACTTTCCTTAAATGTGTATTTCAAATGTTCAATACATACCGTTGTCTGCAACATCCAGCAAGTTAGTATTCAGAACCTCTGCTGCAGTGAGGGTTCATGACCAAATCTCACTTCAGTACCTCTCCACTGCTCAGTTTCATTATTAGCCATCCAGATCTGCCAGCTGTGTTATGAAATGTTTCTTTCAGAAACTTGTCCCTCAGGTATTACAGACAAATTACAGACAATTCCAACAAATTAGTTTTTAACTTTTATTTGAACCTTTACAGTACTGTAACAAAACCAACAAAACTGAATGATGAAGAGGACACATTTTCCATGCTCTAATTACAAAAAGGAGGTTGTCATGTGGGAAAGAGAAACCGGTTGTAGTATTGATGTGGACTGAGCTTATGTTGTTCATCACTagggctgcatttacacaggcagcccaattcagttTTTTTCTTCCACTAAATTGGTCTTCAGACCAATCAGACCTGCTCTGAaaatgatctgattggtcaaaaaaaaGCCTGTGAAAATGGACCTTTGGAGGCTGAATGAGAAGCAGGGAGAGGCTGAACAGTTCCCTTCTGACAGCTGACCATAGATCAGTTATATATTTGTGGAGCCTAAAAGAGCTGGTTTAATATATTTATgaggaactgatcctagatcagaacaaAGAGGAATCCAATCTAAATAGTGTGAATGAGGGGACAGTTTCCACTCCCTGCGCCGGTTAGTTTGACCACCCAGAACACAACCATATATTTTCACAGAGGCTGTTGACAAGAGAAAGAGGGGTAGGCCTTTCTGGCTCTTTTCAGACATGGAATAAAGTAGTAAAATACGAGGTCTAAAAGAGTCAGGGAGGGCTACCAACGAGAGACCGGTAAGGAGAGTAGCGTGGGTACCAGGGGAGGACAATAGGGCACAATCTAGGCATCGTAGTTGGGGTTCTTGCGGAGGATGACAAAGCCCTCCAGGATGGGGGTGACGGGGAGATACTCCTCTGTGGCCAGCTCTGCCCTCTCTCCATGGGCCAGGAGCACCGGCGTGGTGTGGGTCTGGAAACCTGTGATGGCTTTGGGCTTACCGGCCTGGCCAACTACGTCCACCGCCTATGGAACAATTACATTACATGAACCATGAGGTCGAGTCCACTCTACCATCTTATGGCATTCCATCCTAATCTTGAGAGTAAAAAGCACTTGCACATCTACACGTTACTTTGCATTAGAGATGTTCAACCATAGTTAAAATGAAAAGAATCTCCAGCACATTTTACTTGCAATGCATGTGCTGGCATTTCGGTCTTCATCACACCATCTAGGTTCATCCTTAACTAACATTACATTTTAAATATGAAGCTAATCACACAGGCTCTTATTAAGAGCATAGCGTGAGCAACAGGCTTACCTGTCCCACCCTGACGGACACGGGCAGCGGTCTCAGCTCCTCGTCAAAGGTGACCAGCATACGGGGCTGCATGGCAGCCACCAGGCCGTAGAGGACGTAGTGAGACTTCCCCAGGATTACTGGAGCACACACAGGAAACAGCAGGGGGCGATGTCAACACAAACAGCCAAATACTCAGACCCAGGTTAAGACATTCAGCAGACTTACTACCTGACATAAAATGAGGACAATGAAACAAGCTGGGCAAGGGCCAATGCCATTCAGGAGTTGAACAGATGCTAATTGTTTTCTATGTGGAATTTTCCAGCCATACATTGAAATTAAGTTCACTTCCTCAAATGACTCAACAGAAATCAACTTCACCCCAACCCTAAACACAAGGATGTGGAAAAAAGGAGGGTAGGGAGAGGCAAATAAAAGGAATGGTCAaggtagattaatgaggaaaagGTCTCACTGTTCTTGACGTCGAGGAAGGAGACGAGGACAGTGAGTAGTCCTGCCACGGCCACCTGACTCATCAGCTGCCTGTCACTGTGGTACGGACACAGCGTCAATGTCCCTTTACCCAGGTGAGTCAGACCCTGTGGACATGGCACAGAGCAAGGGTTAGGAGACAGACAcatactctccccctctctctaaacACACATGTTAGAGTGCCAGAGCGGCACCTCTTTTTGCTACCCACCTGTGCCAGTCGGACCATGAAGAGGTTGTTGGGGTCTTTGGCATGGTACTGAGCCAGCTGCCTCAGCATGGCAGCCAGGCGGGCATTGTTTGTTCCTGcggacagagagatggagccGTGAGTCAGTGAGTTCTCATGGCAACCATCCACAGCTCGAGACACAGTCAGTGAAGAAGGTCTCATACTTTGATGTCATCTGGCACAGTGAATTCAGTTATATGGTACGTTGTTTCCTATTCAAGGATGAGGAATAATTACAGGGGAACATTGTGATAACTTAGTGAGGCAAATCAATCTAACTTCTCAATATAATAATGAAGCCACTGACTGATTGGGTTCCAGACAGTAGGCACACAATAGAGCCCATTGCCCAGTAATGCCAGGGTCCACTCACCGCTGCCCACCATGCCCATGGCAAAGATGGAGTTGTGGGAAACCTCTGGGTCAGCATCGTGGGAGAACTTGCTGAGTGTGTCCAGGATGTTGAGGCGAGGATTCGACACAGAGATCAGGGCCAAGGCCAGAGGCACTGCACGCCTCAGAGTAGGCTCTCCATACCGCAACTAGGAGTGAGTGAGGTGAGAGAAGGTTGGCAAGAcaacggagagaaagagaaaaccaGACGTGGGATGGTTGGATCAAGTGAAAGAGACAGGGGCTAAATCAACCCCAAACATATTAACAGGTccgaggttagactgaccaggtgccCAAATGCCCGTAGTGCCATCTCTGAGCCAATTTCTTCTCCCATGGCAATGAGTGCAATACCCAGGACAGCCACACCCTGGGAGGGGGAAGCAGAGAGCAAATTAGTTCAATATCAAATCTCATTCAAACCACTCAGATTATATTTTGTCATTTAGCACCTTGCTCAAGGCCACCAACACATTTTTCACTTAGTCTgttctgggattcaaaccagcgtccttttgggttactggcccaacgctcttaaatGCTAGGCTACCTGACACTCCTTTATTAACAAAAGCCTGGCATACCTGGTGGGAGCCCATGTCGGCTGCACTCTCTTTCTTGTCTTTGTCCTTCTTATCCTTCTTGTCTTTTTCTTCCTCCTTTTCCTTGGCTTCATAGTGCTCACTGCAGATGTGGAGAAGCTGCTGCACCTTCAGTACGTTACCAGAACCTGGCatggagagaaacagataaataTAGGATAAATATACAAGCCATTTCTTGTAAATCTCAATGAGATCACCggtataaatatattatatataaatcaaaaacaaaaacaattggaGACAAAATGGAGCTATGATGAGACTGACCTGCATAGGCACAGACGTCCACCAGGGTGTTGGCGAAGCTGCGGAAGGGCTCAGGCACCACCTGCAGCGCTGCCAGGGTGGTCTCAATGGCCTCCCCTTTACCCAGGTGGTTGAGGCCCAGGCCCAGGGGCAGCCAGCGGGCGTATGTGTCTTTCAGCTCCAGCTCACTCTTCTCCATGATGGTCTGGACGATGGTGGAGGTGACATCACCGTTACACGAGCCCACGGCGATCATACCGCAAGCCAGTGCCGTCACACCTGCCACCTGAGTGTGTGACAAGACACGTAACATGGGACAGTGAGCTGGGTTTAATGAGTGTGGATGTGTACTTGACTTAAACCCGGACAAACTTtggaactacacacacacacacacacacacacacacacacacacacacacacacacacaccccccgtACCTCCATGTTGGACTTGGAGTCTACCATTACAGGCAGCAGCAGAGAGAGGACATCCTCACGGTTCGAGCCAGCGTACGCCAGGCCCAGGCTGAAGATAGAGGGGAAAGGTCAGGGGGACAAACCCTACCAAAAACAAGTACTTTTAACAGGCAGAGATTATACAGTGCTAAGAAAGGACTAAACAGACCTCAACAAAGGTCTTTAATGTGTAAGAGGTGACAGGCAGTAGCGGCTAGAGCTTGATTTGGGACCGAACACCCATTTCCATCTCTCCTTACCCGAAGATGGCTCCAATCCGCATGACGTTGCTGTTGTGGAGGACGTAGTCTGACAGCAGAGCCAGGGCAGGGTCACATTCGTTCCTAACCCCAGAGTTCACTATGCCACAAGCCAGGAGGGCCCCCGActacagggagagaaaggagggaagagaaagagagggggagaaatatCTACATTAATAGCATTTGTAAGGCTTTTCTGGGTGCTGTGAAGGTTGTGGTACGGAGGTTTTAATGCAGGGTGTTTGGTAAGAGGGTGAGTGTGTGCGCTGACCTTTATGTAGTCCTCTGAGGAGTAGAGGTATTTGTCTATCTGTGTCAGACCACCGTCCACATCCCACAGCAGGATCATCCCCAGAGAGGCTGCAGCACTCAGCATAcctggagagaaacacagaatTAGCATCAACATTTACACAACAGcaatgttatttttgttattcaaataaaatgatatttatcacatgcgccgaatacaacaggtgtagtagaccttagagtgaaatgcttacttatgagccccaaaccaacaatgcagtttaaaaaaaaaatacagataagaaataaaagtaacaagtaataaaAAGAGTAGCAGCAAAATAacaatcgccagactatatacaggggtgtacaggtagagtcaatgtgcgggggcaccggatcgttaatacactgctcaaaaaaataaagggaacacttaaacaacacaatgtaactaagTCAATCACACTGCTGTGAAAtccaactgtccacttaggaagcaacactgattgacaatacatttcacatgctgttgtgcaaatggaatagacaacaggtggaaattataggcaattagcaagacacccccaataaaggagtggttctgcaggtggtgaccacagaccacttctcagttcctatgcttcctggctgatgttttggtcacttttgaatgctggcg
This genomic interval from Oncorhynchus clarkii lewisi isolate Uvic-CL-2024 chromosome 27, UVic_Ocla_1.0, whole genome shotgun sequence contains the following:
- the LOC139385991 gene encoding 26S proteasome non-ATPase regulatory subunit 2, with protein sequence MEDAKKKEKKQSEKTEEKEIKPTGKDKDKKEEQELSDEDKQLQEELEMMVERLSETDTSLYRPALEELRRQIRSSTTSMTSVPKPLKFLRPHYGKLKEIYEGMAPGENKSFCADVVSVLAMTMSGERECLKYRLLGSQEELASWGHEYVRHLAGEVAKEWQEVEESDKTQQETLLKLVKEIVPYNMAHNAEHEACDLLMEIERLDMLELYIDDNAYAKVCLYLTSCVSYVPEPENSALLKCSLNIFRKFNRYPEALRLALMLNDVELVENIFTSCKDIVIQKEMAFMLGRHGMFLELNEDVEDYEDLTEIMSNVQLNSNFLALARELDIMEPKVPDDIYKTHLENNRFGGSGSQVDSARMNLASSFVNGFVNAGFGQDKLLTDDGNKWLYKNKDHGMLSAAASLGMILLWDVDGGLTQIDKYLYSSEDYIKSGALLACGIVNSGVRNECDPALALLSDYVLHNSNVMRIGAIFGLGLAYAGSNREDVLSLLLPVMVDSKSNMEVAGVTALACGMIAVGSCNGDVTSTIVQTIMEKSELELKDTYARWLPLGLGLNHLGKGEAIETTLAALQVVPEPFRSFANTLVDVCAYAGSGNVLKVQQLLHICSEHYEAKEKEEEKDKKDKKDKDKKESAADMGSHQGVAVLGIALIAMGEEIGSEMALRAFGHLLRYGEPTLRRAVPLALALISVSNPRLNILDTLSKFSHDADPEVSHNSIFAMGMVGSGTNNARLAAMLRQLAQYHAKDPNNLFMVRLAQGLTHLGKGTLTLCPYHSDRQLMSQVAVAGLLTVLVSFLDVKNIILGKSHYVLYGLVAAMQPRMLVTFDEELRPLPVSVRVGQAVDVVGQAGKPKAITGFQTHTTPVLLAHGERAELATEEYLPVTPILEGFVILRKNPNYDA